From the genome of Streptomyces sp. NBC_00659, one region includes:
- a CDS encoding ATP-binding protein, translating into MRQQTSIGRFPVQPKGASTPWRGVKEVSGVALVVAQEVPTSSSMAVPHGPAGVGEARHRMRDQLRSGGLAETVIDDAVLILSELLSNACRHGRPLGDDLAGDGNVRAAWRVDPAGRLTVEVTDGGGPTRPVPATPSVTARGGRGLNIITALAKDWGVRDDIHGEVTVWVVVQEDVETARRHDDFATRVASPRVSGLSALDFVDAFDDLD; encoded by the coding sequence GTGCGTCAGCAGACGTCGATTGGCCGGTTTCCGGTCCAGCCCAAAGGGGCATCCACACCGTGGCGTGGGGTGAAGGAGGTCTCGGGGGTGGCGTTGGTGGTGGCACAGGAGGTGCCCACGTCGTCGAGCATGGCCGTGCCCCACGGCCCTGCGGGCGTGGGGGAAGCAAGACACCGGATGCGCGATCAACTGCGTTCGGGGGGCCTGGCGGAAACGGTCATCGACGATGCCGTACTGATCCTTTCCGAATTGCTCAGCAACGCGTGCCGACATGGCAGGCCCCTGGGCGACGACCTGGCCGGCGACGGCAACGTGCGCGCGGCCTGGCGTGTCGACCCTGCAGGACGGCTGACGGTCGAGGTGACGGACGGCGGCGGCCCGACCCGCCCGGTGCCCGCGACCCCGTCGGTCACCGCCCGGGGCGGCCGCGGGCTGAACATCATCACGGCGCTGGCCAAGGACTGGGGTGTCCGGGACGACATCCACGGCGAGGTCACCGTGTGGGTGGTCGTCCAGGAGGACGTGGAAACGGCGCGTCGGCACGACGACTTCGCTACGCGCGTCGCGTCACCGAGGGTGTCCGGGCTCTCCGCTCTGGACTTCGTGGACGCCTTCGACGACCTCGACTGA
- a CDS encoding acyl-CoA dehydrogenase family protein: MHLAPTERQQRLRAELRTYFRDLMPDGPPPADDPARQRALLRRIGADGLLGLGWPIEYGGQGRGADEQFVFFDEAYRAGAPVSMVTLNTVGPTLMKYGSEEQKEYFLPRILKGDLVFAIGYSEPSAGTDLASLRTRAVRETGETGETGAEGGFWRIEGQKIFTSNAQNADWIWLACRTDPDAPRHRGISILLVPTGAPGFSWTPIETVGGQTTTATYYDGIRVPAGNLVGEENAGWGLITSQLNHERVALAAIGMQAEDFYAAALEAARTPDPVSGRRAADEPWVRSQLAEVHARLAASRLLNWRLVGDVGAGGPAPGDASGVKVMGTESAVAVYRMCQHIVGPGALVRSGSPGAFGGGELERMNRAAQINTFGGGVSEVQREIVATMRLGMRRGRR; this comes from the coding sequence GTGCACCTCGCCCCCACCGAGCGCCAGCAGCGGCTGCGCGCCGAGCTCCGCACGTACTTCCGGGATCTGATGCCGGACGGACCGCCGCCCGCCGACGACCCCGCCCGGCAGCGGGCGCTGCTGCGCCGCATCGGAGCCGACGGCCTGCTCGGGCTCGGCTGGCCGATCGAGTACGGCGGGCAGGGGCGCGGGGCGGACGAGCAGTTCGTCTTCTTCGACGAGGCCTACCGGGCCGGCGCTCCCGTCTCGATGGTCACGCTGAACACCGTCGGACCGACCCTCATGAAGTACGGCAGCGAGGAGCAGAAGGAGTACTTCCTGCCGCGCATCCTGAAGGGCGACCTCGTCTTCGCCATCGGGTACTCGGAACCGTCGGCCGGCACGGACCTCGCCTCGCTGCGCACCCGCGCCGTCCGGGAGACCGGAGAGACCGGAGAGACCGGCGCCGAGGGAGGGTTCTGGCGGATCGAGGGCCAGAAGATCTTCACGTCCAACGCCCAGAACGCCGACTGGATCTGGCTCGCCTGCCGGACCGACCCGGACGCGCCCCGGCACCGTGGCATCTCGATCCTGCTCGTCCCGACCGGCGCCCCCGGCTTCTCGTGGACACCGATCGAGACCGTGGGCGGCCAGACCACCACGGCGACCTACTACGACGGGATCCGCGTCCCGGCCGGGAACCTGGTCGGCGAGGAGAACGCCGGCTGGGGGCTCATCACCAGCCAGCTCAACCACGAGCGGGTCGCCCTCGCCGCGATCGGCATGCAGGCCGAGGACTTCTACGCGGCCGCGCTGGAAGCGGCCCGTACCCCTGATCCGGTGAGCGGGCGGCGCGCGGCCGACGAGCCGTGGGTGCGTTCCCAGCTCGCCGAGGTGCACGCGCGGCTCGCGGCGTCCCGCCTGCTCAACTGGCGTCTGGTGGGGGATGTGGGAGCCGGCGGTCCGGCGCCCGGGGACGCGAGCGGCGTGAAGGTCATGGGAACCGAGTCCGCGGTCGCGGTGTACCGGATGTGCCAGCACATCGTGGGACCCGGGGCGCTGGTCCGCTCCGGTTCGCCGGGGGCGTTCGGGGGCGGCGAACTGGAGCGGATGAACAGGGCGGCGCAGATCAACACGTTCGGGGGCGGGGTGAGCGAGGTGCAGCGGGAGATCGTCGCGACGATGCGGCTCGGCATGAGGCGGGGGCGGCGGTGA
- a CDS encoding glycerophosphodiester phosphodiesterase — MTLARQHPIQVVAHRGASEEAPEHTLAAYKKAIEDGADALECDVRLTADGHLVCVHDRRVNRTSNGRGAVSALELAELTALDFGSWKNRDESPDWEHTPGSLTDTSVLTLERLLELVADAGRRVELAIETKHPTRWAGQVEERLLQLLKRFGLDAPASPAESAVRVMSFSARSLHRVRAASPALPTVYLLQFVSPRLRDGRLPAGVRIAGPSMRIVRSHPGYIERLKRAGHQVHVWTVNEPEDVDLCVELGIDAIITNRPRAVLRQLGR, encoded by the coding sequence GTGACCCTCGCACGACAGCACCCGATCCAGGTCGTCGCCCACCGCGGAGCCTCCGAAGAGGCACCCGAGCACACGTTGGCCGCGTACAAGAAGGCGATCGAGGACGGTGCGGACGCCCTCGAGTGCGATGTAAGGCTGACCGCCGACGGCCATCTCGTCTGTGTCCACGACCGCCGCGTGAACCGGACGTCCAACGGCCGCGGAGCCGTCTCCGCCCTGGAGCTCGCCGAACTCACCGCGCTGGACTTCGGCTCCTGGAAGAACCGCGACGAGTCGCCCGACTGGGAACACACTCCCGGGAGCCTGACGGACACCTCCGTCCTCACCCTGGAGCGACTGCTCGAACTCGTCGCCGACGCCGGCCGCCGCGTGGAGCTGGCCATCGAGACCAAGCACCCGACCCGCTGGGCGGGCCAGGTCGAGGAGCGGCTGCTCCAGCTGCTGAAGCGCTTCGGCCTGGACGCCCCCGCCTCCCCGGCCGAGTCCGCGGTGCGCGTCATGAGCTTCTCGGCGCGCTCGCTGCACCGCGTCCGGGCCGCGTCCCCGGCCTTGCCGACGGTCTATCTGCTCCAGTTCGTCTCACCCCGGCTGCGGGACGGACGACTGCCCGCCGGTGTCCGGATCGCAGGCCCCTCGATGCGGATCGTCCGCAGTCACCCGGGGTACATCGAGCGGCTGAAACGCGCCGGTCACCAGGTGCACGTCTGGACCGTGAACGAACCCGAGGACGTCGATCTCTGCGTTGAGCTGGGCATCGACGCCATCATCACCAACCGCCCCCGCGCGGTGCTCCGCCAACTGGGCCGCTGA
- a CDS encoding DUF2637 domain-containing protein: MNDDYPNLSFARYGQQPAYPYPTGPETGQYGDPVDALHEQGWDPVEELTYLLQDAAAAEQDVTVPPPRSEPAYADEFTGEFTGEFTGDPMDNLVQITAELPPIRRSTAGHRKVRVRNRRNWLQTVSFVIAAVAAATVSMVSVFSGMVAYSPLQRIASNAQSGTGPWWPLLVYGPWVVASLSILRAALHRRRAVHSWYVVLLFSSVAMMFCVADAHQTITGVATAVVPALASLTCFQQLIRQITLTRPPRQSASRHRQRPCPPASAERAGGKKSPAASKKPRV, encoded by the coding sequence GTGAATGACGACTATCCGAATCTCTCCTTCGCCCGGTACGGCCAGCAGCCCGCATATCCATATCCCACCGGGCCGGAGACCGGTCAGTACGGCGATCCCGTCGACGCCCTGCACGAGCAGGGCTGGGATCCGGTCGAGGAGCTCACCTACCTCCTCCAGGACGCCGCGGCGGCGGAGCAGGACGTCACCGTGCCGCCCCCGCGCAGCGAACCGGCGTACGCGGACGAGTTCACGGGCGAGTTCACGGGCGAGTTCACCGGCGACCCGATGGACAACCTGGTGCAGATCACCGCCGAGTTGCCGCCCATCCGGCGCTCAACTGCCGGGCACCGCAAGGTACGGGTCCGCAACCGCCGCAACTGGCTGCAGACCGTCAGCTTCGTGATCGCCGCGGTCGCCGCCGCCACCGTGTCGATGGTGAGCGTCTTCAGCGGCATGGTGGCCTACTCGCCGCTCCAGCGCATCGCGTCCAACGCGCAGAGCGGTACGGGACCTTGGTGGCCCCTTCTGGTCTACGGCCCTTGGGTGGTGGCCTCGCTCTCGATCCTGAGGGCCGCCCTGCACCGGCGCCGGGCCGTGCACTCGTGGTACGTCGTCCTGCTGTTCTCGTCCGTCGCGATGATGTTCTGCGTGGCCGACGCCCACCAGACGATCACCGGTGTGGCCACCGCCGTCGTACCCGCCCTGGCGTCGTTGACCTGCTTCCAGCAGCTGATCCGTCAGATCACGCTGACCCGGCCGCCCCGCCAGAGCGCGTCCCGCCACCGGCAGCGCCCCTGCCCTCCGGCGTCCGCGGAACGCGCCGGCGGCAAGAAGAGTCCGGCGGCCTCGAAGAAGCCGCGCGTCTGA
- a CDS encoding bifunctional MaoC family dehydratase N-terminal/OB-fold nucleic acid binding domain-containing protein, translated as MVRKGGGPDGSAGAGDELSERLKKYQGRAATVGGVGRDLVNAPMIRHWCEAMGDTNPAYEGPDAVAPPTMLQAWTMSGLSGHADRPGRSGTYDELFGLLDGAGYTSVVATDCEQEYLHPLRPGDEITFDSMIESVSGRKTTKLGTGYFVTTRMDIRAGGELAGTHRFRILKYAPAHRSPKSTETAPGSSGSARTKSAEPKSRRPRPVINRDNAGFWEGVGRHRLLIQRCTACGTLRFPWLPGCGACGCPDWDTVESGGEGTVYSYVVMHHPPFPAFDPPYAVALVELAEGVRIVSNVVDVPYDEVRIGMPVRLAFRRYDADVELPVFRAAASVDRSGEGS; from the coding sequence GTGGTGCGGAAGGGGGGCGGGCCCGATGGTTCGGCGGGTGCCGGGGACGAGTTGTCGGAGCGTCTGAAGAAGTACCAAGGGCGCGCGGCCACCGTCGGGGGTGTCGGCCGGGACCTGGTCAACGCGCCGATGATCCGGCACTGGTGCGAGGCCATGGGCGACACCAACCCGGCCTACGAGGGGCCGGACGCGGTGGCCCCGCCCACCATGCTCCAGGCGTGGACGATGAGCGGCCTCTCCGGGCACGCCGACCGCCCCGGCCGCTCCGGCACCTACGACGAGCTGTTCGGCCTGCTCGACGGCGCCGGATACACCTCGGTGGTCGCCACCGACTGCGAACAGGAGTATCTGCATCCGTTGCGCCCCGGGGACGAGATCACCTTCGACTCGATGATCGAGTCGGTGTCCGGGCGCAAGACGACCAAGCTGGGTACCGGGTACTTCGTCACCACGCGGATGGACATCCGGGCGGGCGGCGAGCTCGCCGGGACGCACAGGTTCCGCATCCTCAAGTACGCTCCGGCGCACCGGAGTCCGAAGAGTACGGAGACGGCTCCGGGCTCATCGGGCAGCGCGCGGACGAAGAGCGCCGAGCCGAAGAGCAGGCGTCCGCGGCCGGTGATCAACCGGGACAACGCCGGTTTCTGGGAGGGCGTCGGGCGGCATCGGCTCCTGATCCAGCGCTGCACGGCCTGCGGGACGCTGAGATTCCCGTGGCTGCCGGGGTGCGGGGCGTGCGGCTGCCCGGACTGGGACACGGTCGAGTCGGGCGGCGAGGGGACCGTGTACTCGTACGTCGTCATGCACCATCCGCCGTTCCCGGCCTTCGACCCTCCCTACGCCGTCGCTCTGGTCGAGCTCGCCGAGGGCGTGCGGATCGTGAGCAACGTGGTGGACGTGCCGTACGACGAGGTGCGGATCGGGATGCCGGTGCGGCTCGCATTCCGGCGCTACGACGCGGACGTGGAGCTACCGGTCTTCCGGGCCGCCGCCTCCGTAGACCGCTCGGGCGAGGGGAGCTGA
- a CDS encoding S1C family serine protease, producing MSTENEGNAVPPAPSAPPVPVETPAASAQGASYAGGAPTAPIPAVPGAPEHESAPVGMPAYASDGAGQGADPYGQAPTQGSAPEAGWPPPPPATPSYADGGGSGADGWGSSYQQPAPKPRNGRGGLVAAVLVAALVAGGVGGGIGYSLAKNDDNSTDSTTVSAPSSSGEVKRASGTVANVAAGALPSTVTIEAQSTNGEGGTGTGFVFDKQGHILTNNHVVADAVDGGKLTATFPSGKKYDAEVVGHAQGYDVAVIKLKNAPSDLKPLVLGDSDKVAVGDSTIAIGAPFGLSNTVTTGIISAKNRPVASSDGSASSKSSYMSALQTDASINPGNSGGPLLDASGAVIGINSAIQSSSSGGLGGSGQSGSIGLGFAIPVNQAKYVAQQLIQSGKPVYAKIGASVSLEEGTGGAKITEQGASGASAVESGGPAAKAGLKPGDVITKLDGMVVDSGPTLIGAIWTHKPGDTVKLTYTRDGKTHTVDVTLGSREGDS from the coding sequence GTGAGCACCGAGAACGAGGGCAACGCAGTACCCCCGGCCCCGTCCGCACCTCCCGTGCCGGTGGAAACTCCCGCTGCTTCCGCGCAGGGCGCCTCGTACGCGGGGGGCGCGCCGACCGCTCCGATCCCCGCGGTGCCCGGCGCACCGGAGCACGAGTCGGCGCCCGTGGGCATGCCGGCGTACGCGTCGGACGGAGCCGGGCAGGGGGCCGACCCTTACGGGCAGGCTCCGACCCAGGGGTCCGCCCCCGAAGCGGGCTGGCCGCCTCCGCCGCCCGCCACACCTTCGTACGCCGACGGCGGCGGCTCGGGTGCCGACGGCTGGGGTTCCTCCTACCAGCAGCCCGCGCCGAAGCCGAGGAACGGGCGCGGCGGTCTGGTCGCCGCGGTTCTGGTGGCCGCGTTGGTCGCCGGCGGTGTCGGCGGCGGCATCGGCTACTCGCTGGCCAAGAACGACGACAACTCCACCGACTCGACGACGGTCTCCGCCCCGAGCAGCAGCGGTGAGGTCAAGCGCGCCTCGGGCACCGTCGCGAACGTGGCCGCAGGCGCGCTGCCGAGCACCGTCACCATCGAGGCCCAGAGCACCAACGGCGAGGGCGGCACCGGTACGGGCTTCGTCTTCGACAAGCAGGGTCACATCCTGACCAACAACCACGTCGTGGCGGACGCGGTCGACGGCGGCAAGCTCACCGCCACCTTCCCGAGCGGCAAGAAGTACGACGCCGAGGTGGTCGGCCACGCGCAGGGGTACGACGTCGCGGTCATCAAGCTGAAGAACGCGCCCTCGGACCTGAAGCCGCTCGTCCTCGGCGACTCCGACAAGGTGGCCGTCGGCGACTCCACGATCGCGATCGGCGCGCCCTTCGGTCTCTCCAACACGGTGACCACGGGCATCATCAGCGCCAAGAACCGTCCGGTCGCCTCCAGTGACGGCAGCGCCAGCAGCAAGTCCTCCTACATGAGCGCCCTCCAGACGGATGCCTCGATCAACCCGGGCAACTCCGGCGGCCCCCTGCTCGACGCCTCGGGCGCGGTGATCGGCATCAACTCGGCGATCCAGTCGTCGAGCAGCGGCGGTCTCGGCGGTTCCGGCCAGTCCGGCTCCATCGGCCTGGGCTTCGCGATCCCGGTCAACCAGGCCAAGTACGTGGCCCAGCAGCTGATCCAGTCGGGCAAGCCGGTGTACGCGAAGATCGGCGCGTCCGTCTCCCTGGAGGAGGGCACGGGCGGCGCGAAGATCACCGAGCAGGGCGCGAGCGGCGCCTCGGCGGTCGAGTCCGGCGGTCCGGCCGCCAAGGCGGGCCTCAAGCCCGGCGATGTCATCACCAAGCTCGACGGCATGGTGGTCGACAGCGGTCCGACCCTCATCGGCGCGATCTGGACCCACAAGCCCGGCGACACCGTCAAGCTCACGTACACGCGCGACGGCAAGACCCACACGGTCGACGTCACCCTCGGTTCCCGGGAGGGCGACAGCTGA
- a CDS encoding DUF5926 family protein, which yields MAKKRPQTKAKQPQLKDGGEIPVVGAREPCPCGSGRRYKACHGRAAAHAATELVHRPFEGLRGEGDWVALRELVPAATVGLTLKESLPEDVPSVTLATVLPMAWPALRREDGSVLLGLQNDTPSGDISRDLADTLQRALVAPPGTPVEGRRAPADGPRLQDLLDPEGAFEPVVHSGFEFWVPDVENSTPEVAASLERANAAAIPTVKLSGVDAAYWCETPDKNHLRWVMPYAEEQLLDALARLHAEGRSSLGEGTRLVGSFRAHGLTVPVWDLPSGVTADDVEKPAAEFAERLATALAMDTPLTADERRARGGLTNRQVTLS from the coding sequence ATGGCCAAGAAGCGACCCCAGACGAAGGCCAAGCAGCCGCAGTTGAAGGACGGCGGCGAGATCCCGGTCGTCGGAGCGCGCGAGCCCTGCCCCTGCGGCAGCGGCCGCCGGTACAAGGCCTGCCACGGCCGTGCCGCCGCGCACGCCGCGACCGAGCTGGTGCACCGCCCGTTCGAGGGCCTGCGGGGCGAGGGCGACTGGGTCGCGCTGCGCGAACTGGTGCCCGCCGCGACGGTCGGACTGACGCTCAAGGAGAGCCTGCCCGAGGACGTTCCCTCGGTCACCCTCGCCACGGTCCTGCCGATGGCATGGCCCGCGCTGCGCCGCGAGGACGGCTCGGTGCTGCTCGGCCTTCAGAACGACACACCGTCCGGCGACATCAGCCGCGACCTGGCCGACACCCTCCAGCGCGCGCTCGTCGCGCCGCCCGGCACCCCGGTCGAGGGACGGCGCGCCCCGGCGGACGGTCCCCGGCTCCAGGACCTGCTCGACCCCGAAGGCGCCTTCGAGCCAGTTGTGCACAGCGGCTTCGAGTTCTGGGTCCCGGACGTGGAGAACTCGACGCCCGAGGTGGCCGCCTCGCTGGAGCGCGCCAACGCCGCCGCCATCCCGACGGTGAAGCTCTCCGGGGTCGACGCCGCCTACTGGTGCGAGACGCCCGACAAGAACCACCTGCGCTGGGTCATGCCGTACGCCGAGGAGCAGCTTCTGGACGCTCTCGCGCGGCTGCACGCCGAGGGCCGCTCGAGCCTCGGGGAGGGCACCCGGCTGGTCGGTTCCTTCCGTGCGCACGGGCTCACGGTCCCGGTCTGGGACCTGCCGAGCGGTGTCACGGCGGACGACGTCGAGAAGCCGGCGGCGGAGTTCGCCGAACGCCTCGCCACCGCTCTGGCCATGGACACGCCGCTGACGGCGGACGAGCGCCGCGCACGCGGGGGGCTCACCAACCGCCAGGTGACACTCAGCTGA
- a CDS encoding bifunctional DNA primase/polymerase: MREILGRRRRLLSRRNNGRPEMLSAALTFAAAWRWPVLPGVAADPQGRARCGCPDPECTVPGAHPFDPGLLAATTDERMVRWWWTNRPSASIVLATGGGAPCAVSLPALAAARALDALDRTGMRLGPVVASPSRWAILVAPYSMEQLGELLYAKDYVPGSLRFHGDGGYIALPPSETGQGQIRWERAPLPGSAAPWVPGVEAVVDAVVEALTRTGVSAPEL, from the coding sequence ATGCGCGAGATCCTCGGAAGGCGACGCAGGCTCCTGTCCAGGCGAAACAACGGGAGGCCTGAGATGCTCAGCGCGGCCCTGACGTTCGCGGCGGCATGGCGGTGGCCCGTACTCCCGGGTGTGGCGGCCGACCCGCAGGGGCGTGCCCGCTGCGGCTGCCCCGACCCGGAGTGCACGGTGCCGGGCGCCCATCCCTTCGACCCCGGCCTCCTCGCGGCCACCACGGACGAGCGCATGGTGCGCTGGTGGTGGACCAACCGGCCCTCGGCCTCCATCGTGCTGGCCACCGGGGGCGGCGCCCCGTGCGCGGTGAGTCTGCCCGCCCTCGCGGCGGCCCGTGCGCTGGACGCCCTCGACCGCACGGGCATGCGCCTCGGCCCGGTCGTCGCCTCTCCCTCCCGCTGGGCGATCCTCGTCGCCCCGTACTCCATGGAGCAGCTCGGCGAACTGCTCTACGCCAAGGACTACGTGCCCGGCTCCCTGCGCTTCCACGGCGACGGCGGCTACATCGCGCTGCCGCCGTCGGAGACGGGCCAGGGGCAGATCCGCTGGGAGCGCGCTCCCCTGCCCGGTTCGGCCGCTCCCTGGGTGCCCGGCGTGGAGGCCGTGGTGGATGCCGTCGTCGAGGCACTCACTCGTACGGGTGTGAGCGCGCCCGAGTTGTAG
- a CDS encoding bifunctional DNA primase/polymerase produces MATIDRRATTLALAHALSAAERGLAVIPLSRTKLPALRSPHRDDPDPHPCHGECGRFGHGVYDASTEPRRIRELFAAAPWATGYGIACGLHPHHLIGVDLDTKSDTDSSTALRELALRHLFTIPDTVVVLTPSGGRHLWLSGPPDVVVPNSASRLAPGIDIRGAGGYLVGPGSRTEHGVYGTAPGTSLLAPAPCPPELLRLLLPPPPASAHHPAHSTPSASERQGQGLVQFVLAAHEGQRNTRLFWAACRAYENGIGPRLIAPLVQAAVRTGLTEREARSTIASAARMTAPSSRRH; encoded by the coding sequence ATGGCCACCATCGACCGGCGGGCCACCACTCTGGCCCTGGCCCACGCCCTGTCCGCAGCCGAGCGCGGGCTCGCGGTGATCCCGCTGTCCCGTACGAAGCTCCCGGCCCTGCGCTCCCCCCATCGCGACGACCCCGACCCCCACCCGTGCCACGGCGAATGCGGCCGCTTCGGGCACGGCGTGTACGACGCCTCGACCGAGCCCCGGCGCATCCGCGAGCTCTTCGCCGCCGCTCCCTGGGCCACCGGCTACGGCATCGCCTGCGGGCTGCACCCGCACCACCTCATCGGCGTCGACCTCGACACCAAGTCCGACACCGACTCCTCGACCGCCCTGCGCGAACTGGCCCTGCGCCATCTCTTCACGATCCCGGACACGGTCGTCGTCCTGACCCCCAGCGGCGGCCGCCATCTGTGGCTGAGCGGACCGCCGGACGTCGTCGTCCCGAACTCGGCGAGCCGGCTCGCTCCCGGCATCGACATCCGCGGCGCCGGCGGCTATCTCGTCGGCCCCGGCTCACGCACCGAACACGGCGTGTACGGGACGGCTCCCGGCACCTCCCTGCTCGCGCCCGCGCCCTGCCCGCCCGAACTCCTGCGCCTGCTCCTGCCTCCGCCCCCGGCCAGCGCCCACCACCCCGCGCACTCCACGCCCTCCGCGAGCGAACGACAGGGCCAGGGGCTGGTCCAGTTCGTCCTCGCCGCCCACGAGGGCCAGCGCAACACCCGTCTCTTCTGGGCCGCGTGCCGTGCCTACGAGAACGGCATCGGCCCCCGACTGATCGCCCCGCTCGTCCAGGCCGCCGTCCGCACGGGCCTCACCGAACGAGAGGCCCGCTCGACGATCGCCTCCGCGGCACGGATGACGGCTCCTTCGTCCCGGCGGCACTGA